One genomic segment of Capricornis sumatraensis isolate serow.1 chromosome 6, serow.2, whole genome shotgun sequence includes these proteins:
- the RANBP6 gene encoding ran-binding protein 6 isoform X3: MAASGSAGVPATVSGKQEFYQLLKNLINPSCMVRRQAEEIYENIPGSSSKGEGCSLYYTWTDGYRFCT, from the exons ATGGCGGCGTCCGGGTCTGCCGGAGTACCGGCGACTGTGTCGGGAAAGCAAGAGTTTTACCAGCTTCTGAAGAACCTGATCAATCCAAGCTGTATGGTGCGGCGGCAGGCAGAGGAAATCTATGAAAATATCCCAG gATCCTCATCCAAGGGTGAGGGCTGCAGCCTGTACTACACTTGGACAGATGGCTACAGATTTTGCACCTAA
- the RANBP6 gene encoding ran-binding protein 6 isoform X2 yields the protein MAASGSAGVPATVSGKQEFYQLLKNLINPSCMVRRQAEEIYENIPGLCKTTFLLDAVRNRRAGYEDPHPRVRAAACTTLGQMATDFAPNFQKKFHETVIAALLRTMENQGNQRVQSHAASALIIFIEDCPKSLLVLYLDSMVRNLHSILVIKLQELIRNGTKLALEQLVTTIASVADTIEEKFVPYYDIFMPSLKHTVELAVQKELKLLKGKTIECISHVGLAVGKEKFMQDASNVMQLLLKTQSDLNNMEDDDPQTSYMVSAWARMCKILGSDFQQYLPLVIEPLIKTASAKPDVALLDTQDVENMSDDDGWQFVNLGDQQSFGIKTSGLEAKATACQMLVYYAKELREGFMDYTEQVVKLMVPLLKFYFHDNVRVAAAESLPFLLECARIRGPEYLAQMWQFICDPLIKAIGTEPDTDVLSEIMNSFAKSIEVMGDGCLNDEHLEELGEILKAKLEGHFKNQELRQVKRQEENYDQQVEMSLQDEDECDVYILTKVSDILHSLFSTYKEKILPWFEQLLPLIVNLICSNRPWPDRQWGLCIFDDIIEHCSPTSFKYVEYFRWPMLLNMRDNNPEVRQAAAYGLGVMAQFGGDDYRSLCSEAVPLLVKVIKCANSKTKKNVIATENCISAVGKILRFKPNCVNVDEVLPHWLSWLPLHEDKEEAIQTLSFLCDLIESNHPVVLGPNNSNLPKIISIIAEGKINETINYEDPCAKRLANVVRQVQTSEELWLECISHLDDEQQEALQELLNFA from the exons ATGGCGGCGTCCGGGTCTGCCGGAGTACCGGCGACTGTGTCGGGAAAGCAAGAGTTTTACCAGCTTCTGAAGAACCTGATCAATCCAAGCTGTATGGTGCGGCGGCAGGCAGAGGAAATCTATGAAAATATCCCAGGTCTGTGTAAGACTACATTCCTCTTAGATGCCGTCAGAAATAGAAGAGCAGGTTATGAG gATCCTCATCCAAGGGTGAGGGCTGCAGCCTGTACTACACTTGGACAGATGGCTACAGATTTTGCACCTAACTTCCAAAAGAAATTCCATGAAACTGTGATTGCAGCTCTGTTGCGTACTATGGAAAATCAAGGTAATCAGCGTGTACAGTCACATGCAGCTTCTgcgcttattatttttattgaagactGTCCCAAATCATTGCTGGTTCTATATTTGGATAGTATGGTAAGAAATCTACATTCCATCTTGGTGATTAAACTTCAAGAGTTGATTCGCAATGGAACTAAGTTGGCCTTAGAACAGCTTGTGACAACCATTGCCTCAGTTGCAGATACAATAGAAGAAAAATTTGTACCATACTATGATATATTTATGCCCTCACTAAAGCATACTGTTGAACTTGCTGTTCAAAAGGAACTCAAACTTCTGAAAGGAAAGACTATTGAATGCATTAGCCATGTTGGTCTTGCTGTTGGTAAGGAAAAATTTATGCAAGATGCATCAAATGTGATGCAGTTATTGTTGAAGACACAATCGGACTTAAATAATATGGAAGATGATGACCCTCAGACCTCTTACATGGTTTCAGCATGGGCTAGAATGTGTAAAATTCTTGGAAGTGATTTTCAACAGTACCTTCCACTGGTTATTGAGCCTCTTATTAAGACTGCTTCAGCTAAACCTGATGTTGCTCTCTTAGACACACAAGATGTGGAGAATATGAGTGATGATGATGGATGGCAATTTGTAAATCTTGGAGACCAGCAAAGTTTTGGAATTAAAACTTCAGGACTTGAAGCAAAAGCAACTGCTTGCCAGATGTTGGTTTATTATGCTAAGGAGTTAAGAGAAGGATTTATGGACTATACAGAACAAGTTGTAAAACTGATGGTTCCtttactgaaattttatttccatGACAATGTTCGAGTGGCAGCTGCAGAGTCCTTGCCTTTTCTCCTGGAATGTGCAAGAATTCGGGGGCCAGAGTATCTTGCACAGATGTGGCAATTCATATGTGATCCCTTAATCAAGGCTATTGGGACCGAACCTGATACAGATGTACTCTCAGAAATAATGAATTCTTTTGCAAAATCCATTGAAGTAATGGGAGATGGGTGCCTTAATGATGAACACTTGGAAGAACTGGGAGAAATACTGAAAGCAAAACTTGAAGGGCACTTTAAAAACCAAGAACTAAGACAGGtcaaaagacaggaagaaaacTATGATCAACAGGTTGAAATGTCTCTGCAAGATGAGGATGAATGTGATGTTTATATTCTGACCAAAGTATCAGATATTTTGCACTCATTATTTAGTACTTACAAGGAAAAGATTTTACCGTGGTTTGAACAGCTACTTCCATTAATTGTAAATCTAATTTGTTCTAATAGGCCATGGCCAGACAGACAGTGGGGATTGTGCATATTTGATGATATCATAGAGCACTGCAGTCCAACTTCATTTAAATATGTTGAATATTTTCGGTGGCCAATGCTACTAAATATGCGTGACAACaaccctgaagtcaggcaagctgCTGCTTATGGCCTGGGTGTTATGGCACAGTTTGGTGGAGATGATTATCGTTCTTTATGTTCAGAAGCTGTTCCGCTGCTGGTAAAAGTTATTAAGTGTGCAAAttccaaaaccaaaaaaaatgtcATTGCTACAGAGAACTGTATCTCAGCAGTAGGGAAGATTTTGAGGTTTAAGCCTAACTGTGTAAATGTAGATGAAGTTCTTCCACACTGGTTGTCATGGCTTCCGCTGCATGAGGATAAAGAGGAAGCTATTCAGACTTTGAGTTTTCTCTGTGACTTAATTGAAAGTAACCACCCAGTTGTACTTGGTCCAAATAATTCCAATCTTCCAAAAATAATTAGTATAATTGCAGAAGGAAAAATTAACGAGACTATTAACTATGAAGATCCTTGTGCCAAACGCCTAGCTAATGTTGTACGTCAGGTACAGACTTCTGAAGAATTATGGTTGGAATGCATTTCCCATCTTGATGATGAGCAGCAGGAAGCCTTACAGGAATTGCTAAATTTTGCTTGA
- the RANBP6 gene encoding ran-binding protein 6 isoform X1 — protein MAASGSAGVPATVSGKQEFYQLLKNLINPSCMVRRQAEEIYENIPGLCKTTFLLDAVRNRRAGYEVRQMAAALLRRLLSSGFEEVYPNLPSDVQRDVKIELILAVKLETHASMRKKLCDIFAVLARNLIDEDGTNHWPEGLKFLVDSIYSKNVVLWEVALHVFWHFPGIFGNQERHDLDIIKRLLDQCIQDQEHPAIRTLSARAAAAFVLANENNIGLFKDFADLLPGILQAVNDSCYQDDDSVLESLVEIADTVPKYLGPYLEDTLQLSLKLCGDSRLSNLQRQLALEVIVTLSETATPMLKKHTNIIAQAVPHILAMMVDLQDDEDWVNADEMEEDDFDSNAVAAESALDRLACGLGGKLVLPMTKEHIMQMLQSPDWKYRHAGLMALSAIGEGCHQQMESILDETVNSVLLFLQDPHPRVRAAACTTLGQMATDFAPNFQKKFHETVIAALLRTMENQGNQRVQSHAASALIIFIEDCPKSLLVLYLDSMVRNLHSILVIKLQELIRNGTKLALEQLVTTIASVADTIEEKFVPYYDIFMPSLKHTVELAVQKELKLLKGKTIECISHVGLAVGKEKFMQDASNVMQLLLKTQSDLNNMEDDDPQTSYMVSAWARMCKILGSDFQQYLPLVIEPLIKTASAKPDVALLDTQDVENMSDDDGWQFVNLGDQQSFGIKTSGLEAKATACQMLVYYAKELREGFMDYTEQVVKLMVPLLKFYFHDNVRVAAAESLPFLLECARIRGPEYLAQMWQFICDPLIKAIGTEPDTDVLSEIMNSFAKSIEVMGDGCLNDEHLEELGEILKAKLEGHFKNQELRQVKRQEENYDQQVEMSLQDEDECDVYILTKVSDILHSLFSTYKEKILPWFEQLLPLIVNLICSNRPWPDRQWGLCIFDDIIEHCSPTSFKYVEYFRWPMLLNMRDNNPEVRQAAAYGLGVMAQFGGDDYRSLCSEAVPLLVKVIKCANSKTKKNVIATENCISAVGKILRFKPNCVNVDEVLPHWLSWLPLHEDKEEAIQTLSFLCDLIESNHPVVLGPNNSNLPKIISIIAEGKINETINYEDPCAKRLANVVRQVQTSEELWLECISHLDDEQQEALQELLNFA, from the coding sequence ATGGCGGCGTCCGGGTCTGCCGGAGTACCGGCGACTGTGTCGGGAAAGCAAGAGTTTTACCAGCTTCTGAAGAACCTGATCAATCCAAGCTGTATGGTGCGGCGGCAGGCAGAGGAAATCTATGAAAATATCCCAGGTCTGTGTAAGACTACATTCCTCTTAGATGCCGTCAGAAATAGAAGAGCAGGTTATGAGGTGAGACAAATGGCTGCCGCCCTGCTACGACGGCTTTTGTCCTCTGGGTTTGAGGAAGTCTATCCAAATTTGCCTTCTGATGTTCAGAGGGACGTCAAGATTGAACTGATACTGGCTGTTAAGTTAGAAACACATGCTAGTATGAGGAAAAAACTTTGTGACATTTTTGCAGTCCTGGCCAGGAATTTGATAGATGAGGATGGCACTAACCACTGGCCTGAAGGTCTGAAGTTCCTTGTTGATTCAATCTACTCTAAAAATGTGGTTCTATGGGAAGTTGCACTTCACGTTTTCTGGCACTTTCCGGGGATTTTTGGGAACCAGGAGCGGCACGATTTGGATATCATCAAAAGGTTGTTGGACCAGTGTATTCAAGATCAAGAACATCCAGCAATCAGGACATTATCTGCTAGAGCTGCAGCTGCATTTGTACTTGCTAATGAGAATAATATTGGTCTTTTCAAAGACTTTGCAGACTTGCTTCCTGGAATCTTACAGGCTGTGAATGATTCATGCTACCAGGATGATGATTCAGTGCTAGAGTCCCTTGTCGAGATTGCAGATACTGTACCTAAATATTTGGGTCCTTATTTAGAAGATACTCTGCAACTGAGTCTAAAGTTATGTGGAGACTCTAGACTTAGTAATCTGCAACGCCAGCTGGCACTTGAAGTAATAGTGACCTTGTCTGAAACTGCCACCCCAATGTtgaaaaaacatacaaatattaTTGCACAGGCAGTTCCTCATATATTAGCAATGATGGTTGATCTACAAGATGACGAGGACTGGGTAAATGCTGATGAAATGGAAGAAGATGATTTTGACAGCAATGCAGTTGCTGCTGAGAGTGCATTAGACAGACTGGCTTGTGGGCTCGGTGGAAAACTTGTTTTACCAATGACTAAGGAGCATATCATGCAGATGCTGCAGAGCCCTGACTGGAAATACCGACATGCTGGATTAATGGCCTTATCTGCTATTGGAGAAGGATGCCATCAGCAAATGGAATCAATTTTAGATGAAACAGTTAactctgttttgctttttcttcaggATCCTCATCCAAGGGTGAGGGCTGCAGCCTGTACTACACTTGGACAGATGGCTACAGATTTTGCACCTAACTTCCAAAAGAAATTCCATGAAACTGTGATTGCAGCTCTGTTGCGTACTATGGAAAATCAAGGTAATCAGCGTGTACAGTCACATGCAGCTTCTgcgcttattatttttattgaagactGTCCCAAATCATTGCTGGTTCTATATTTGGATAGTATGGTAAGAAATCTACATTCCATCTTGGTGATTAAACTTCAAGAGTTGATTCGCAATGGAACTAAGTTGGCCTTAGAACAGCTTGTGACAACCATTGCCTCAGTTGCAGATACAATAGAAGAAAAATTTGTACCATACTATGATATATTTATGCCCTCACTAAAGCATACTGTTGAACTTGCTGTTCAAAAGGAACTCAAACTTCTGAAAGGAAAGACTATTGAATGCATTAGCCATGTTGGTCTTGCTGTTGGTAAGGAAAAATTTATGCAAGATGCATCAAATGTGATGCAGTTATTGTTGAAGACACAATCGGACTTAAATAATATGGAAGATGATGACCCTCAGACCTCTTACATGGTTTCAGCATGGGCTAGAATGTGTAAAATTCTTGGAAGTGATTTTCAACAGTACCTTCCACTGGTTATTGAGCCTCTTATTAAGACTGCTTCAGCTAAACCTGATGTTGCTCTCTTAGACACACAAGATGTGGAGAATATGAGTGATGATGATGGATGGCAATTTGTAAATCTTGGAGACCAGCAAAGTTTTGGAATTAAAACTTCAGGACTTGAAGCAAAAGCAACTGCTTGCCAGATGTTGGTTTATTATGCTAAGGAGTTAAGAGAAGGATTTATGGACTATACAGAACAAGTTGTAAAACTGATGGTTCCtttactgaaattttatttccatGACAATGTTCGAGTGGCAGCTGCAGAGTCCTTGCCTTTTCTCCTGGAATGTGCAAGAATTCGGGGGCCAGAGTATCTTGCACAGATGTGGCAATTCATATGTGATCCCTTAATCAAGGCTATTGGGACCGAACCTGATACAGATGTACTCTCAGAAATAATGAATTCTTTTGCAAAATCCATTGAAGTAATGGGAGATGGGTGCCTTAATGATGAACACTTGGAAGAACTGGGAGAAATACTGAAAGCAAAACTTGAAGGGCACTTTAAAAACCAAGAACTAAGACAGGtcaaaagacaggaagaaaacTATGATCAACAGGTTGAAATGTCTCTGCAAGATGAGGATGAATGTGATGTTTATATTCTGACCAAAGTATCAGATATTTTGCACTCATTATTTAGTACTTACAAGGAAAAGATTTTACCGTGGTTTGAACAGCTACTTCCATTAATTGTAAATCTAATTTGTTCTAATAGGCCATGGCCAGACAGACAGTGGGGATTGTGCATATTTGATGATATCATAGAGCACTGCAGTCCAACTTCATTTAAATATGTTGAATATTTTCGGTGGCCAATGCTACTAAATATGCGTGACAACaaccctgaagtcaggcaagctgCTGCTTATGGCCTGGGTGTTATGGCACAGTTTGGTGGAGATGATTATCGTTCTTTATGTTCAGAAGCTGTTCCGCTGCTGGTAAAAGTTATTAAGTGTGCAAAttccaaaaccaaaaaaaatgtcATTGCTACAGAGAACTGTATCTCAGCAGTAGGGAAGATTTTGAGGTTTAAGCCTAACTGTGTAAATGTAGATGAAGTTCTTCCACACTGGTTGTCATGGCTTCCGCTGCATGAGGATAAAGAGGAAGCTATTCAGACTTTGAGTTTTCTCTGTGACTTAATTGAAAGTAACCACCCAGTTGTACTTGGTCCAAATAATTCCAATCTTCCAAAAATAATTAGTATAATTGCAGAAGGAAAAATTAACGAGACTATTAACTATGAAGATCCTTGTGCCAAACGCCTAGCTAATGTTGTACGTCAGGTACAGACTTCTGAAGAATTATGGTTGGAATGCATTTCCCATCTTGATGATGAGCAGCAGGAAGCCTTACAGGAATTGCTAAATTTTGCTTGA